One window of the Anaeromyxobacter dehalogenans 2CP-C genome contains the following:
- the atpF gene encoding F0F1 ATP synthase subunit B: MASILSPVPVLAAGGIADINPGLTLWTAITFLVMLAVLAKFAWGPIVKMLAERERSIREAIDSAKKERAEAERLLAAQKESLSKAQREAAELARRNQQEVEALRQELTAKARKEADELVAEARRQIAEELVKAKAELKAQVVDLAIDAASRLVKANLDEKSQRALVEEYIAQLPANRAA, encoded by the coding sequence ATGGCCTCCATCCTCTCGCCGGTCCCGGTGCTCGCCGCTGGCGGCATCGCCGACATCAACCCCGGCCTCACGCTCTGGACCGCCATCACGTTCCTCGTGATGCTCGCGGTCCTCGCGAAGTTCGCGTGGGGGCCGATCGTGAAGATGCTGGCCGAGCGCGAGCGCTCGATCCGCGAGGCCATCGACTCGGCCAAGAAGGAGCGGGCCGAGGCGGAGCGGCTGCTCGCCGCCCAGAAGGAGTCGCTCTCCAAGGCGCAGCGCGAGGCCGCCGAGCTCGCGCGCCGCAACCAGCAGGAGGTGGAGGCGCTCCGCCAGGAGCTCACCGCCAAGGCGCGCAAGGAGGCGGACGAGCTGGTCGCGGAGGCCCGCCGCCAGATCGCCGAGGAGCTGGTGAAGGCCAAGGCCGAGCTCAAGGCGCAGGTGGTGGATCTCGCCATCGACGCCGCCTCGCGGCTGGTGAAGGCGAACCTCGACGAGAAGTCCCAGCGGGCGCTCGTCGAGGAGTACATCGCGCAGCTCCCGGCGAACCGCGCGGCCTAG
- the atpE gene encoding ATP synthase F0 subunit C, whose product MTSAALAYLSAGFGAGLAVLGAGLGIGKLAAAAMEGSARQPTAAGDIRTSMIIAAALIEGATLFAIVVCLLLSFAK is encoded by the coding sequence ATGACCTCTGCCGCCCTCGCGTACCTGTCCGCCGGCTTCGGCGCCGGCCTCGCCGTCCTCGGCGCCGGCCTCGGCATCGGCAAGCTCGCCGCCGCCGCCATGGAGGGCTCGGCCCGCCAGCCGACCGCCGCCGGCGACATCCGCACCTCGATGATCATCGCCGCCGCCCTCATCGAGGGCGCGACGCTCTTCGCGATCGTCGTGTGCCTCCTCCTCTCCTTCGCCAAGTAA
- a CDS encoding F0F1 ATP synthase subunit A, translated as MTAATLVTLALSLSLAQHDAAPAPVAAPVEQHGQAPEAAPDAHGSPAGEPGAAVEAHAAAAEHGEAAGHEGGHDESLGAVMLHHVTDGYVIEHPGLCHGGLAWNCEWDLRETFGDSLKFGKLDMTPTKHVVMMWLASALLLVVVLGAVRKKSLVPRGLYNFIELLVAFVRNEIAVKNMGEKDADRFTPYLVTAFFFILFLNLFGLLPFSATATANLSVTVAMALFTFVITQYAAIRAMGMGGYLAHLTGGVPKSLAPLWLIMIPVEFLGLFTKPFALTVRLFANMLAGHFVILALLGLIFALGTPWVAFGSVPMALSIFLLELFVAFVQAYIFTMLSSLFIGAGLVHHGDDHGHAEEHGHAGPAAGSEHGSHVAGASPGHG; from the coding sequence ATGACCGCCGCCACGCTCGTCACGCTCGCCCTCAGCCTCTCGCTCGCCCAGCACGACGCCGCGCCCGCGCCGGTCGCCGCCCCGGTCGAGCAGCACGGCCAAGCCCCCGAGGCCGCCCCCGACGCGCATGGCTCGCCGGCTGGCGAGCCCGGCGCCGCCGTCGAGGCCCACGCCGCCGCCGCCGAGCACGGCGAGGCTGCCGGCCACGAGGGCGGGCACGACGAGAGCCTGGGCGCGGTGATGCTGCACCACGTCACCGACGGCTACGTCATCGAGCACCCCGGCCTCTGCCACGGCGGCCTCGCCTGGAACTGCGAGTGGGATCTCCGCGAGACGTTCGGCGACTCGCTCAAGTTCGGCAAGCTCGACATGACGCCCACCAAGCACGTCGTCATGATGTGGCTCGCCTCGGCGCTGCTGCTCGTGGTGGTGCTCGGCGCGGTCCGCAAGAAGAGCCTGGTGCCGCGGGGCCTCTACAACTTCATCGAGCTGCTGGTCGCGTTCGTCCGGAACGAGATCGCGGTGAAGAACATGGGCGAGAAGGACGCGGACCGCTTCACCCCGTACCTCGTCACGGCCTTCTTCTTCATCCTGTTCCTGAACCTGTTCGGCCTGCTGCCGTTCTCGGCCACCGCCACCGCGAACCTCTCGGTGACCGTGGCGATGGCGCTCTTCACCTTCGTCATCACGCAGTACGCGGCCATCCGCGCCATGGGCATGGGCGGGTACCTCGCCCACCTCACCGGCGGCGTGCCGAAGTCGCTCGCGCCGCTGTGGCTCATCATGATCCCGGTGGAGTTCCTGGGCCTGTTCACGAAGCCCTTCGCCCTCACCGTCCGACTCTTCGCGAACATGCTGGCGGGCCACTTCGTGATCCTGGCGCTGCTCGGCCTGATCTTCGCGCTGGGCACGCCCTGGGTGGCGTTCGGCTCGGTGCCGATGGCGCTCAGCATCTTCCTGCTCGAGCTCTTCGTGGCGTTCGTGCAGGCCTACATCTTCACCATGCTCTCCTCGCTGTTCATCGGCGCCGGCCTGGTGCACCACGGCGACGACCACGGGCACGCGGAGGAGCACGGTCACGCCGGGCCCGCCGCGGGCTCGGAGCACGGTTCACACGTGGCGGGGGCGTCCCCCGGCCATGGGTAG
- a CDS encoding AtpZ/AtpI family protein: protein MPGPSDRERRDPERKGLSNLAQGYGKAAPYMGASTSLVASVGLFAWAGHWLDGKLGNERPWFLLLGALLGMIGGFISFFRTVLGSGKKDR from the coding sequence GTGCCGGGACCGAGCGATCGAGAGCGCCGGGATCCGGAGCGGAAGGGGCTCTCGAACCTTGCGCAGGGCTACGGCAAGGCGGCGCCATACATGGGCGCCTCCACCTCGCTGGTCGCCTCCGTCGGGCTGTTCGCCTGGGCCGGCCACTGGCTGGACGGGAAGCTGGGGAACGAGAGGCCGTGGTTCCTGCTCCTCGGCGCGCTGCTCGGGATGATCGGCGGCTTCATCAGCTTCTTCAGGACCGTACTCGGATCGGGGAAGAAGGACCGTTGA
- a CDS encoding aminotransferase class V-fold PLP-dependent enzyme translates to MGELDPLLADRFAAFEGIAYLDAANQGPLPLAASRAGREALKLKEQPWRIGPRTYLGAVDEVRALAARLLGAREEAVAVATGAGQIVNAVARGLELAEGDEILIARHEYPSNDFPWRWLARRGVRVRVVEPDDPSGAVSAARLAAEIGPRTRVVAFAHVSYLHGGRIDPGPVVEAARRAGALTVVDGSQAAGAMPFDFGGSGVDVYAAAAYKFLLGPYGTALGLFSSAALDRLAVGDLNWWAVKGSEDFEHLPTAVELRPGARRYDAHQTASFNNLLPLAESLRLLLEAQPARIQAHARALGDRLLAALPPGWEAASPLAPEARSHLLCVRASAGGAATEAGQDALRAARVWTSLRGGRIRVAPHLYSTPEDVDRLVAALPPAG, encoded by the coding sequence TTGGGGGAGCTCGACCCGCTCCTCGCCGACCGCTTCGCGGCGTTCGAGGGCATCGCCTACCTCGACGCCGCGAACCAGGGGCCGCTCCCGCTCGCGGCCTCGCGCGCCGGCCGCGAGGCGCTCAAGCTGAAGGAGCAGCCCTGGCGCATCGGGCCGCGCACCTACCTCGGCGCGGTGGACGAGGTCCGCGCGCTGGCGGCGCGGCTGCTCGGCGCGCGCGAGGAGGCCGTCGCGGTCGCGACCGGCGCCGGGCAGATCGTGAACGCGGTCGCGCGCGGGCTCGAGCTCGCCGAGGGCGACGAGATCCTGATCGCCCGGCACGAGTACCCGTCGAACGACTTCCCCTGGCGCTGGCTCGCCCGGCGCGGCGTGCGGGTGCGGGTGGTCGAGCCGGACGATCCGAGCGGCGCGGTCTCGGCGGCGCGGCTCGCCGCCGAGATCGGCCCGCGCACGCGGGTGGTGGCGTTCGCGCACGTCTCGTACCTGCACGGCGGGCGCATCGACCCCGGCCCGGTGGTGGAGGCGGCGCGGCGGGCCGGCGCGCTCACGGTGGTGGACGGCAGCCAGGCGGCGGGCGCGATGCCCTTCGACTTCGGCGGCTCGGGCGTGGACGTCTACGCGGCCGCCGCCTACAAGTTCCTGCTCGGCCCCTACGGCACCGCGCTCGGCCTGTTCTCGTCCGCCGCGCTGGACCGGCTGGCGGTGGGCGACCTCAACTGGTGGGCGGTGAAGGGCTCGGAGGACTTCGAGCACCTGCCCACCGCGGTCGAGCTTCGGCCCGGCGCGCGGCGCTACGACGCGCACCAGACCGCGAGCTTCAACAACCTGCTCCCGCTGGCGGAGTCGCTGCGCCTCCTGCTCGAGGCGCAGCCGGCCCGGATCCAGGCGCACGCCCGCGCGCTCGGCGATCGGCTGCTCGCGGCGCTTCCCCCGGGCTGGGAGGCGGCGAGCCCGCTCGCGCCCGAGGCGCGGAGCCACCTCCTCTGCGTGCGGGCGTCGGCCGGCGGCGCCGCCACCGAGGCCGGCCAGGACGCCCTGCGCGCGGCCCGGGTCTGGACGTCGCTCCGGGGCGGCCGAATCCGCGTCGCGCCGCACCTTTACAGCACCCCGGAGGACGTGGACCGGCTGGTCGCCGCCCTCCCACCCGCGGGGTGA
- the hemL gene encoding glutamate-1-semialdehyde 2,1-aminomutase codes for MKTELSQKLFEKANDLFPGGVNSPVRAFKGVGGTPRFIARAKGSHIVDVDGNDYVDYVLSWGPMIVGHCHPEVMRAVQDAMKEGSSFGAPSPREILLAELVRERMPWVEKMRFVSSGTEATTSAIRVARGFTGRDDIVKFDGCYHGAGDPLLVKAGSGVETLGLPDSPGVPADVARHTLTAPYNDLPALEKVFEAKGASIAAVILEPVVGNMGVLVPRPGFLQGVHDLCKKHGALFIVDEVMTGFRLSSGGACGLYGLRPDLVTFGKVIGAGLPVGAFGGRRDVMDRVAPAGPIYQAGTLSGNPMAMAAGHAALKLMTEAAYRKLETLSAALADGLSAAAAEAKVPVQVNRVGSMLTVFFSHKPVFDAATARACNTRRFGAFFHAMLEHGAYLPPSQFEAAFLSTAHTDDDVARTVAAARVAFAEAAKVA; via the coding sequence ATGAAGACCGAGCTGTCGCAGAAGCTGTTCGAGAAGGCGAACGACCTGTTCCCGGGCGGCGTGAACAGCCCGGTGCGCGCGTTCAAGGGCGTGGGCGGCACGCCGCGCTTCATCGCGCGCGCCAAGGGCTCGCACATCGTGGACGTGGACGGCAACGACTACGTGGACTACGTGCTGTCCTGGGGCCCGATGATCGTCGGGCACTGCCACCCCGAGGTGATGCGCGCGGTGCAGGACGCGATGAAGGAGGGCTCCTCCTTCGGCGCGCCGTCGCCGCGCGAGATCCTGCTCGCCGAGCTGGTGCGCGAGCGGATGCCCTGGGTGGAGAAGATGCGCTTCGTCTCCTCCGGCACCGAGGCCACCACCTCGGCCATCCGCGTGGCGCGCGGCTTCACCGGGCGCGACGACATCGTGAAGTTCGACGGCTGCTACCACGGCGCGGGCGATCCGCTGCTGGTGAAGGCCGGCTCCGGCGTCGAGACGCTGGGCCTCCCCGACTCGCCCGGCGTGCCGGCGGACGTGGCCCGTCACACGCTGACGGCGCCGTACAACGACCTCCCCGCGCTCGAGAAGGTGTTCGAGGCGAAGGGCGCGTCCATCGCCGCGGTGATCCTCGAGCCGGTGGTCGGCAACATGGGCGTGCTCGTCCCCCGCCCCGGCTTCCTCCAGGGCGTCCACGACCTCTGCAAGAAGCACGGCGCGCTCTTCATCGTGGACGAGGTGATGACCGGCTTCCGCCTCTCCTCGGGCGGCGCCTGCGGCCTGTACGGCCTGCGCCCCGACCTCGTCACCTTCGGCAAGGTGATCGGCGCCGGCCTGCCGGTGGGCGCGTTCGGCGGCCGCCGCGACGTGATGGACCGGGTGGCGCCGGCCGGGCCCATCTACCAGGCCGGCACGCTCTCCGGGAACCCGATGGCGATGGCCGCGGGCCACGCCGCGCTGAAGCTCATGACCGAGGCCGCCTACCGGAAGCTCGAGACGCTCTCCGCCGCGCTCGCGGACGGCCTCTCCGCCGCCGCGGCCGAGGCGAAGGTGCCGGTGCAGGTGAACCGCGTCGGCTCGATGCTGACCGTGTTCTTCTCGCACAAGCCGGTGTTCGACGCGGCGACCGCCCGCGCCTGCAACACCCGCCGCTTCGGCGCGTTCTTCCACGCCATGCTCGAGCACGGCGCCTACCTGCCGCCCTCGCAGTTCGAGGCGGCGTTCCTCTCCACCGCCCACACCGACGACGACGTGGCGCGCACCGTGGCCGCGGCGCGCGTCGCGTTCGCCGAGGCCGCGAAGGTGGCCTGA
- a CDS encoding tetratricopeptide repeat protein, giving the protein MRSPRFRWATAALAAALVLGCSSAERKLEAATALRHAGDPRGALAGYQQLLADLGEGRLGKADAEVRWKALKFAGDVSYLELGDYQSALAYYRRIISLHPGGPEAHEARGRLGDIFRDRYGDHLAAITQYADVAGSDSPDAPRYQLEVAREYLALKRWEQARTEARILREKWPTHELADEAQLLTAQSWALERRDEEALGAFQALVDRRSRPDVKARALEAQAQIHAQSGDLDRALELYALALPGHPNPDAIRTNIEAVRERRARAGTARPGDRAAAFDKGSAKPAPREGP; this is encoded by the coding sequence GTGAGGTCGCCCCGGTTCCGCTGGGCCACCGCGGCGCTGGCCGCGGCGCTCGTCCTCGGCTGCAGCTCGGCCGAGCGCAAGCTCGAGGCCGCCACCGCGCTCCGCCACGCCGGCGATCCGCGCGGCGCGCTCGCCGGCTACCAGCAGCTCCTCGCCGACCTGGGCGAGGGGCGGCTCGGCAAGGCCGACGCCGAGGTGCGCTGGAAGGCGCTCAAGTTCGCGGGCGACGTCTCGTACCTCGAGCTGGGCGACTACCAGAGCGCGCTCGCCTACTACCGGCGCATCATCTCGCTCCACCCGGGCGGCCCCGAGGCGCACGAGGCGCGCGGCCGGCTCGGCGACATCTTCCGGGATCGCTACGGCGACCACCTCGCCGCCATCACCCAGTACGCGGACGTGGCCGGCTCCGACTCGCCGGACGCGCCGCGCTACCAGCTCGAGGTGGCGCGCGAGTACCTGGCGCTGAAGCGCTGGGAGCAGGCGCGCACCGAGGCGCGCATCCTGCGCGAGAAGTGGCCCACCCACGAGCTGGCCGACGAGGCGCAGCTGCTCACCGCGCAGTCCTGGGCGCTCGAGCGGCGCGACGAGGAGGCGCTGGGCGCGTTCCAGGCGCTGGTGGACCGGCGCTCGCGCCCGGACGTGAAGGCGCGCGCGCTCGAGGCGCAGGCCCAGATCCACGCGCAGTCCGGCGACCTCGACCGCGCGCTCGAGCTCTACGCGCTCGCGCTGCCGGGGCACCCGAACCCGGACGCGATCCGGACCAACATCGAGGCGGTGCGCGAGCGGCGGGCGCGGGCGGGAACGGCCCGGCCCGGCGACCGCGCCGCGGCGTTCGACAAGGGGTCGGCGAAGCCGGCCCCGCGGGAGGGACCATGA
- the gyrA gene encoding DNA gyrase subunit A: MPEDTLPPTPPDAPAPPPPPPPPGGPQVNIEQEMRKSYLDYSMSVIIGRALPDVRDGLKPVHRRVLYAMHTEGLHYNKRYSKCAGVVGEVLKKYHPHGDASVYDALVRLAQDWNLRYPLIDGQGNFGSVDGDPAAAYRYTECRLERLSDHLLADIDKDTVDWGPNFDESILEPRVLPTRFPNLLVNGSAGIAVGMATNIPPHNMGEVIDAAVHLIENPKATVLDLMRFIPGPDFPTAGIIRGRDGIRAAYEKGRGTIQVRARTVVEIHPKTERETIVVTEIPYQVNKAKLVEHIAELVREKRIEGISDLRDESSREGMRIVIELKRDALAQVVLNNLYAHTQMQMGFGVIMLAIDGGQPRVLTLKEMLERFVAHRRDVVTRRTRYELRKAREREHILLGYQIALDHIDEIIELIKKAKDRDAARDEMMARFALSELQAKAILEMQLQRLTGLERQKILDELAEVQKLITRLKEILASEKVLMELIVGELREVKQLFADERRTEIQGEATDLSTEDLIAEEEMVVTVSHLGYVKRNPVSLYRAQKRGGRGKTGAATRDEDFLESLFVASTHSYLLVFSDKGKVYWLKVHEIPPAGRTAKGKPIVNLVQLAPGEKVAAILPVRRLPEPAGAAEETPEAEGAEAEKAEEATAEGPPAFVFMVTRKGLIKKTRLEQFARPRAAGIIGLGIEEGDELITARLTDGGGHILLSTARGMAIRFEESDVRPMGRTAYGVKGITLEEGDEVVAGAAIPAAAEGEQAHTVLTVTANGYGKRTELAEYRVQTRGGKGLITIKTTERNGPVVAAAPVGDAEEVMLITNAGMLIRMPARGISVIGRNTQGVRLITLESKEEQVVGVARVAETTPEAEEAGVREEPEGAAPVETAPQDEGGDAGDAPGEGGEGGEGPEEQG, encoded by the coding sequence ATGCCCGAAGACACCCTGCCCCCGACCCCTCCCGACGCGCCCGCGCCGCCGCCTCCTCCGCCGCCGCCCGGGGGCCCGCAGGTCAACATCGAGCAGGAGATGCGCAAGTCGTATCTCGACTACTCGATGTCGGTGATCATCGGCCGCGCGCTCCCCGACGTGCGCGACGGCCTGAAGCCGGTGCACCGCCGCGTGCTGTACGCGATGCACACCGAGGGGCTGCACTACAACAAGCGCTACTCCAAGTGCGCCGGCGTCGTCGGCGAGGTGCTGAAGAAGTACCACCCGCACGGCGACGCCTCGGTCTACGACGCGCTGGTGCGCCTCGCGCAGGACTGGAACCTGCGCTACCCGCTCATCGACGGCCAGGGCAACTTCGGCTCGGTGGACGGCGACCCCGCCGCGGCCTACCGGTACACCGAGTGCCGCCTGGAGCGGCTCTCCGACCACCTGCTCGCGGACATCGACAAGGACACGGTCGACTGGGGCCCGAACTTCGACGAGTCGATCCTCGAGCCGCGCGTCCTCCCCACCCGCTTCCCGAACCTGCTGGTGAACGGGTCGGCCGGCATCGCGGTGGGCATGGCCACCAACATCCCGCCCCACAACATGGGCGAGGTGATCGACGCGGCCGTCCACCTCATCGAGAACCCGAAGGCCACCGTCCTCGACCTGATGCGGTTCATCCCGGGCCCGGACTTCCCCACGGCCGGGATCATCCGCGGCCGCGACGGCATCCGCGCCGCCTACGAGAAGGGGCGCGGGACCATCCAGGTGCGGGCGCGCACGGTGGTCGAGATCCACCCGAAGACCGAGCGCGAGACCATCGTCGTCACCGAGATCCCGTACCAGGTGAACAAGGCGAAGCTGGTCGAGCACATCGCCGAGCTGGTGCGCGAGAAGCGGATCGAGGGCATCAGCGACCTGCGCGACGAGTCCTCGCGCGAGGGCATGCGCATCGTCATCGAGCTGAAGCGCGACGCGCTCGCCCAGGTGGTCCTCAACAACCTGTACGCGCACACGCAGATGCAGATGGGCTTCGGCGTGATCATGCTCGCCATCGACGGCGGGCAGCCGCGCGTCCTCACGCTGAAGGAGATGCTCGAGCGCTTCGTGGCGCACCGCCGCGACGTGGTCACGCGGCGCACCCGCTACGAGCTGCGCAAGGCGCGCGAGCGCGAGCACATCCTGCTCGGCTACCAGATCGCGCTCGACCACATCGACGAGATCATCGAGCTCATCAAGAAGGCCAAGGACCGCGACGCCGCCCGCGACGAGATGATGGCGCGGTTCGCGCTCTCCGAGCTCCAGGCGAAGGCCATCCTGGAGATGCAGCTCCAGCGGCTCACCGGCCTGGAGCGCCAGAAGATCCTGGACGAGCTGGCCGAGGTGCAGAAGCTCATCACCCGGCTGAAGGAGATCCTCGCCTCCGAGAAGGTGCTGATGGAGCTGATCGTCGGGGAGCTGCGGGAGGTGAAGCAGCTCTTCGCCGACGAGCGCCGCACCGAGATCCAGGGCGAGGCCACCGACCTCTCCACCGAGGACCTCATCGCCGAGGAGGAGATGGTCGTGACCGTCTCGCACCTCGGCTACGTGAAGCGGAACCCGGTGTCGCTCTACCGCGCCCAGAAGCGCGGCGGCCGCGGCAAGACCGGCGCCGCCACCCGCGACGAGGACTTCCTCGAGAGCCTGTTCGTCGCCTCGACGCACAGCTACCTGCTCGTCTTCTCCGACAAGGGGAAGGTCTACTGGCTGAAGGTCCACGAGATCCCGCCCGCCGGCCGCACCGCCAAGGGCAAGCCCATCGTGAACCTGGTGCAGCTCGCGCCCGGCGAGAAGGTCGCCGCGATCCTGCCGGTGCGGCGGCTGCCCGAGCCGGCCGGCGCCGCCGAGGAGACGCCGGAGGCCGAGGGCGCCGAGGCCGAGAAGGCCGAGGAGGCCACCGCCGAGGGCCCCCCCGCCTTCGTGTTCATGGTCACGCGCAAGGGGCTCATCAAGAAGACCCGGCTCGAGCAGTTCGCGCGCCCGCGCGCCGCCGGGATCATCGGGCTCGGCATCGAGGAGGGCGACGAGCTCATCACGGCGCGCCTCACCGACGGCGGCGGCCACATCCTGCTCTCCACCGCGCGCGGCATGGCCATCCGCTTCGAGGAGTCGGACGTCCGGCCCATGGGGCGGACCGCCTACGGCGTGAAGGGCATCACGCTCGAGGAGGGCGACGAGGTGGTGGCCGGCGCCGCCATCCCCGCGGCCGCCGAGGGCGAGCAGGCGCACACCGTCCTCACCGTCACCGCGAACGGCTACGGCAAGCGCACCGAGCTGGCCGAGTACCGGGTGCAGACCCGCGGCGGCAAGGGGCTCATCACCATCAAGACCACCGAGCGGAACGGCCCGGTGGTCGCGGCGGCCCCCGTCGGCGACGCCGAGGAGGTGATGCTCATCACGAACGCCGGCATGCTCATCCGCATGCCCGCGCGCGGGATCAGCGTCATCGGCCGGAACACGCAGGGCGTCCGGCTCATCACGCTCGAGTCGAAGGAGGAGCAGGTGGTGGGCGTGGCGCGCGTCGCCGAGACCACCCCCGAGGCCGAGGAGGCGGGCGTGCGCGAGGAGCCGGAGGGCGCCGCGCCGGTGGAGACCGCGCCCCAGGACGAGGGCGGCGACGCCGGCGACGCGCCGGGCGAGGGTGGCGAGGGCGGGGAGGGGCCGGAGGAGCAGGGGTGA
- a CDS encoding F0F1 ATP synthase subunit epsilon, with amino-acid sequence MALTLDIVTPEKRVLSVQVDEVRAPGVQGGFGVRLNHEPFMTALEPGRLTYVEGGREHHYAVGGGFLQVADNRVIVLADTAEAAGEIDVDRARKAFEDAQNRLLQLTEQDEGHSAESARVRRAAARLTVAGR; translated from the coding sequence ATGGCATTGACTCTCGACATCGTCACGCCGGAGAAGCGGGTCCTCTCGGTCCAGGTGGACGAGGTCCGCGCGCCCGGCGTGCAGGGCGGGTTCGGCGTCCGGCTGAACCACGAGCCCTTCATGACCGCGCTCGAGCCCGGCCGGCTCACCTACGTCGAGGGCGGGCGCGAGCACCACTACGCCGTCGGCGGCGGGTTCCTCCAGGTCGCCGACAACCGCGTCATCGTGCTCGCCGACACCGCCGAGGCGGCCGGCGAGATCGACGTGGACCGCGCCCGGAAGGCGTTCGAGGACGCGCAGAACCGGCTGCTCCAGCTCACCGAGCAGGACGAGGGCCACTCGGCGGAGTCGGCGCGCGTGCGCCGCGCCGCGGCCCGGCTCACGGTCGCGGGCCGCTAG
- the atpD gene encoding F0F1 ATP synthase subunit beta, which translates to MPTATNVENGRITQVIGPVVDVEFPPGTLPDIYTALKVTNPGVDERQDNLVIEVAQHLGENTARCIAMDSTEGLVRGMPVKNTGAPISVPVGQEVLGRILNVVGEPVDERGPVAATKTLPIHRSAPLLTDLNVKVESFETGIKVIDLLAPYLRGGKIGLFGGAGVGKTVLLMELVNNVAKKRGGFSVFGGVGERTREGNDLYHEMIEAGVINKDDLSKSQCVLVYGQMNEPPGARARVALSALTVAEYFRDVENRDMLLFIDNIFRFTQAGSEVSALLGRIPSAVGYQPTLSTEMGELQERITSTQKGAITSVQAIYVPADDLTDPAPATAFAHLDATTVLNRKLTEIGIYPAVDPLDSTSRILDPNVVGKEHYAVARAVQETLQRYKDLQDIIAILGMDELSEDDKLTVARARKIQRFLSQPFTVAQQFTGNPGKYVELPDTIRGFKEIVDGKHDDLPEQAFYMVGGIEEAVEKAKKLTAG; encoded by the coding sequence ATGCCTACCGCTACGAACGTCGAGAACGGCAGGATCACCCAGGTCATCGGCCCGGTGGTGGACGTCGAGTTCCCGCCCGGCACGCTGCCCGACATCTACACCGCGCTCAAGGTCACGAACCCGGGCGTGGACGAGCGCCAGGACAACCTCGTCATCGAGGTGGCGCAGCACCTCGGCGAGAACACCGCGCGCTGCATCGCGATGGACTCGACCGAGGGCCTGGTGCGCGGCATGCCGGTGAAGAACACCGGCGCCCCCATCTCCGTGCCGGTGGGCCAGGAGGTGCTGGGCCGCATCCTCAACGTGGTGGGCGAGCCGGTGGACGAGCGCGGCCCGGTGGCCGCGACGAAGACCCTCCCCATCCACCGTTCGGCCCCGCTGCTCACCGACCTCAACGTGAAGGTCGAGTCCTTCGAGACCGGCATCAAGGTCATCGACCTGCTCGCCCCCTACCTCCGCGGCGGCAAGATCGGCCTGTTCGGCGGCGCGGGCGTGGGCAAGACCGTGCTGCTGATGGAGCTCGTGAACAACGTCGCGAAGAAGCGCGGCGGCTTCTCGGTGTTCGGCGGCGTGGGGGAGCGGACCCGCGAGGGCAACGACCTCTACCACGAGATGATCGAGGCGGGCGTCATCAACAAGGACGACCTGTCGAAGAGCCAGTGCGTGCTGGTGTACGGGCAGATGAACGAGCCGCCCGGCGCCCGCGCCCGCGTCGCCCTCTCGGCGCTCACCGTGGCGGAGTACTTCCGCGACGTCGAGAACCGCGACATGCTGCTCTTCATCGACAACATCTTCCGGTTCACCCAGGCCGGCTCCGAGGTGTCCGCCCTCCTCGGCCGCATCCCGTCGGCCGTCGGTTACCAGCCCACCCTCTCCACCGAGATGGGCGAGCTGCAGGAGCGCATCACCTCCACGCAGAAGGGCGCCATCACCTCGGTGCAGGCCATCTACGTGCCCGCCGACGACCTCACCGACCCGGCGCCGGCGACCGCGTTCGCGCACCTCGACGCCACCACGGTGCTGAACCGCAAGCTCACCGAGATCGGCATCTACCCCGCGGTGGACCCGCTCGACTCGACCTCGCGAATCCTCGACCCGAACGTCGTCGGCAAGGAGCACTACGCCGTCGCCCGCGCGGTCCAGGAGACCCTGCAGCGCTACAAGGACCTGCAGGACATCATCGCCATCCTCGGCATGGACGAGCTCTCCGAGGACGACAAGCTCACCGTGGCGCGGGCCCGCAAGATCCAGCGCTTCCTCTCCCAGCCGTTCACCGTCGCCCAGCAGTTCACCGGCAACCCGGGCAAGTACGTCGAGCTCCCCGACACGATCCGCGGCTTCAAGGAGATCGTGGACGGCAAGCACGATGACCTGCCGGAGCAGGCGTTCTACATGGTCGGCGGGATCGAGGAGGCGGTGGAGAAGGCCAAGAAGCTCACCGCGGGGTAG